In a genomic window of Paroedura picta isolate Pp20150507F chromosome 14, Ppicta_v3.0, whole genome shotgun sequence:
- the C14H16orf87 gene encoding UPF0547 protein C16orf87 homolog, which translates to MSAGRAKKVKMATKSCPECDQQVPVACKSCPCGYIFISRKLLHAKRSERLPQSADSRGEAKRRRTERVKRERITSVINKDLENRRRSRSNSCSDHSRRGRGRPKTTTAKKHEEEREKQEKEVDMYANLSDEKAFVFSVALAEINRKIINQRLIL; encoded by the exons ATGTCCGCCGGCCGGGCCAAGAAAGTGAAGATGGCCACCAAGTCCTGCCCGGAGTGCGACCAGCAG GTTCCCGTTGCGTGCAAATCCTGTCCGtgtggttatatatttattagtcGCAAgctcctgcatgcaaagcggTCGGAGCGGTTGCCACAGTCTGCAG ATAGCAGAGGCGAAGCTAAAAGGAGGCGGACGGAAAGAGTGAAAAGAGAGAGGATAACGTCAGTGATAAACAAAGACTTGGAAAACCGCCGGAGGTCACGATCCAACAGCTGTTCAGATCACAGTCGGAGAGGACGGGGGCGACCGAAGACCACCACGGCCAAAAAACACGAAGAAGAAAGAG AAAAACAAGAGAAGGAAGTCGACATGTACGCAAACCTCTCTGATGAAAAAGCTTTTGTGTTTTCGGTGGCCTTGGcagaaataaacagaaaaatcATCAACCAAAGACTGATCCTCTGA
- the GPT2 gene encoding alanine aminotransferase 2, whose protein sequence is MRRAGARGSSLFCICTEGRSGGGMHRFSGLAKEAAALPGCRAERKEPAVRFLAALVTGTTQPPREATPTPRRRPPTPGRAGPVRWSSAAKASAVQVQVPEKPPREKILTLESMNPQVKAVEYAVRGPIVLKAGEIEKELRKGIKKPFTEVIKANIGDAHAMGQQPITFLRQVVALCTYPNLLDSPSFPEDSKERARRILQGCGGNSLGSYSASQGVNCIREDVAAYIERRDGGVPADPDNIYLTTGASDGIVTILKILVSGGGKSRTGVLIPIPQYPLYSAVISELDAVQVNYYLDEDSCWALDVNELRRSLEEAKAYCNPKVLCIINPGNPTGQVQSRKCIEDVIHFAWEEKLFLLADEVYQDNVYSESCQFNSFKKVLYEMGPEYYNNVELASFHSTSKGYMGECGYRGGYMEVINLHPEIKGQLVKLLSVRLCPPVSGQAAMDIVVNPPVPGEESYTQFIKEKESVLNNLARKAKLAEDMLNQVPGIHCNPLQGAMYAFPRIFIPAKAIEAAKVHKMAPDMFYCMKLLEETGICVVPGSGFGQREGTYHLRMTILPPFEKLKILLEKVKAFHIKFLEEYS, encoded by the exons ATGCGGAGGGCTGGAGCGCGCGGCTCTTCCCTTTTTTGCATTTGCACCGAGGGACGGTCCGGCGGCGGCATGCATCGCTTCTCCGGGCTGGCCAAGGAGGCGGCGGCGCTGCCGGGCTGCCGGGCGGAGAGGAAGGAGCCGGCCGTGCGCTTCCTGGCGGCGCTGGTCACCGGGACTACTCAGCCGCCGCGGGAGGCGACCCCCACGCCCCGACGACGCCCCCCGACGCCGGGCCGAGCGGGGCCGGTGCGCTGGAGCAGCGCGGCCAAGGCGTCGGCCGTGCAGGTGCAGGTGCCGGAGAAGCCCCCCCGCGAGAAGATCCTCACGCTGGAGTCCATGAACCCGCAGGTCAAGGCCGTCGAGTACGCCGTGCGGGGGCCCATCGTCCTCAAGGCCGGCGAGATCGAGAAGGAGCTGCGCAAG GGAATCAAAAAGCCCTTCACCGAGGTCATCAAGGCCAACATCGGAGATGCGCACGCCATGGGacagcagccaatcaccttcctccgTCAG GTGGTTGCCCTGTGCACATACCCAAACCTGTTGGATAGCCCCAGCTTCCCCGAGGACTCGAAGGAGAGAGCAAGACGGATCTTGCAAGGATGCGGAGGGAACAGTTTAG GTTCATACAGCGCCAGCCAAGGGGTCAACTGCATCAGAGAGGACGTTGCGGCTTACATCGAACGACGCGACGGAGGGGTCCCCGCCGATCCCGATAACATCTACCTGACGACCGGAGCCAGCGACGGCATTGTG ACTATTCTAAAGATCCTCGTCTCGGGAGGAGGGAAATCCCGAACCGGAGTCCTGATCCCGATCCCCCAGTATCCCTTGTACTCCGCCGTCATCTCAGAGTTGGATGCCGTTCAGGTGAACTATTACCTGGACGAAGACAGCTGCTGGGCCCTCGACGTGAATGAGCTCCGACGTTCTTTGGAAGAGGCCAAAGCGTATTGCAATCCAAAAGTTCTCTGCATCATCAACCCAGGAAATCCGACAG GTCAGGTTCAAAGCAGAAAGTGCATTGAAGATGTGATCCATTTTGCCTGGGAAGAGAAGCTCTTTCTTCTGGCTGACGAG GTCTATCAAGATAATGTTTACTCAGAGAGTTGCCAGTTTAACTCTTTCAAAAAGGTACTTTACGAGATGGGCCCAGAATACTACAATAACGTGGAACTGGCCTCCTTTCATTCCACCTCCAAGGGATACATGGGCGA GTGCGGCTACCGAGGAGGGTACATGGAGGTGATCAACCTGCACCCAGAGATCAAAGGGCAACTGGTCAAGCTCCTGTCGGTCCGCCTGTGCCCGCCCGTCTCGGGTCAAGCCGCCATGGACATCGTGGTGAACCCTCCGGTGCCTGGCGAGGAATCTTACACGCAGTTCATCAAG GAAAAGGAGTCTGTCTTGAACAACCTGGCGAGGAAAGCCAAACTCGCCGAAGATATGCTCAATCAAGTCCCAGGCATCCACTGCAATCCCCTTCAGGGGGCCATGTATGCTTTCCCACGGATCTTCATCCCAGCCAAAGCGATTGAGGCGGCAAAG gttcacaaaatggctcctgacATGTTCTACTGCATGAAACTTCTTGAGGAAACGGGGATCTGTGTGGTCCCTGGCAGCGGGTTTGGCCAAAGAGAAGGAACATACCACTTAAG GATGACAATTCTCCCTCCCTTCGAGAAGCTAAAGATCCTGCTGGAGAAAGTGAAAGCATTTCATATAAAGTTCCTCGAAGAATACTCTTAA